A genomic region of Halopelagius longus contains the following coding sequences:
- the mutL gene encoding DNA mismatch repair endonuclease MutL has protein sequence MTDADPSERSVRRLDDETVAHIAAGEVVTRPEDVVVELVENALDADASRVTVTTEGDGTDLLRVRDDGRGMSEADAALAVERHTTSKLSDADELEAVRTLGFRGEALPSIAAAAGTLELVTNDGGPRGTRVRIRDGRKEVTAAGRARGTTVEVRDLFAEMPARKRSLASSRAEFARVSDAVSRYALARPDVAFTVVHDGSEVFATAGSGSYADAVLGVYDRDVASRSTAFEAERTVSDGGEEIAVRVEGLLSHPSVTRSRRDHVYTAVNGRAFPSNALRRAVVAGYGDLLPDGRAPVAVVSVSLPPSWADHNVHPAKREVRLRAQEDVTEAVRDAVAEALSTADLRRSGELAMDLEASLEPLSEADSEFEDATVIGQYRGLYLLCESDGELLVVDQHAAHERINYERLRAATDGDPQSAAVDPPATVSLSPALAATVRERRAELERLGYDVEPFGGGTVRVAAVPAPMGRAASPESVRDALDALSNGETPDEGRAEMLKDLACHPSLKAGDELGEAEATALIERLGACERPYACPHGRPTVLAIDEETFVRGFGRRGTRMG, from the coding sequence ATGACTGACGCAGACCCGAGCGAACGCTCGGTCAGACGATTGGACGACGAGACGGTGGCGCACATCGCCGCCGGTGAAGTCGTCACTCGCCCCGAGGACGTGGTGGTCGAACTCGTCGAGAACGCACTCGACGCCGACGCGTCCCGCGTGACGGTGACCACCGAGGGCGACGGCACGGACCTGCTCCGCGTCCGCGACGACGGCCGCGGGATGAGCGAAGCGGACGCCGCCCTCGCCGTCGAACGCCACACGACGAGTAAACTGTCCGACGCCGACGAACTCGAAGCGGTGCGGACCCTCGGCTTCCGGGGCGAGGCGTTGCCGAGCATCGCCGCCGCCGCGGGAACGCTGGAACTCGTGACGAACGACGGCGGCCCGCGGGGGACGCGCGTCCGCATCCGAGACGGACGGAAGGAGGTCACCGCCGCGGGGCGCGCGCGCGGCACCACCGTCGAAGTCCGCGACCTGTTCGCGGAGATGCCCGCCCGCAAGCGGTCGCTCGCGTCCTCCCGCGCGGAGTTCGCCCGCGTCTCCGACGCCGTCTCGCGGTACGCCCTCGCTCGCCCGGACGTGGCGTTCACCGTGGTCCACGACGGGAGCGAGGTGTTCGCCACCGCCGGGTCCGGGTCGTACGCCGACGCCGTCCTCGGCGTCTACGACCGGGACGTGGCGAGTCGGAGCACGGCGTTCGAGGCGGAGCGAACCGTCTCGGACGGCGGCGAGGAGATAGCCGTGCGCGTCGAGGGACTGCTTTCGCACCCCTCCGTGACGCGTTCGCGGCGGGACCACGTGTACACGGCGGTGAACGGGCGGGCGTTCCCCTCGAACGCGCTTCGCCGCGCCGTCGTCGCGGGCTACGGCGACCTGTTGCCCGACGGCCGTGCGCCCGTCGCCGTCGTCAGCGTCTCGCTCCCGCCGTCGTGGGCGGACCACAACGTCCACCCCGCGAAGCGCGAGGTGAGACTGCGGGCGCAGGAGGACGTGACCGAGGCGGTGCGCGACGCCGTCGCCGAGGCGCTTTCGACCGCCGACCTCCGGCGGAGCGGGGAACTCGCGATGGACCTCGAAGCCTCGCTGGAACCGCTCTCGGAGGCGGACTCGGAGTTCGAGGACGCGACCGTAATCGGGCAGTACCGCGGCCTCTATCTCCTCTGTGAGTCCGACGGCGAACTGCTCGTCGTGGACCAACACGCCGCCCACGAGCGAATCAACTACGAGCGACTGCGCGCCGCGACGGACGGCGACCCCCAGTCTGCGGCGGTGGACCCGCCGGCGACCGTCTCGCTGTCGCCCGCACTCGCCGCGACGGTGAGAGAGCGGCGGGCGGAACTGGAGCGACTGGGGTACGACGTCGAACCGTTCGGCGGCGGGACGGTGCGCGTCGCCGCCGTCCCCGCGCCGATGGGCCGCGCCGCCTCGCCCGAGAGCGTCCGCGACGCCTTGGACGCCCTCTCGAACGGCGAGACGCCCGACGAGGGGCGCGCGGAGATGCTGAAGGACCTCGCGTGTCACCCGTCGCTGAAGGCGGGCGACGAACTCGGCGAGGCGGAGGCGACGGCGCTTATCGAACGACTCGGCGCCTGCGAACGCCCGTACGCCTGCCCGCACGGCCGTCCGACGGTCCTCGCCATCGACGAGGAGACGTTCGTGCGCGGGTTCGGGCGGCGCGGGACGCGGATGGGCTGA
- the mutS gene encoding DNA mismatch repair protein MutS, with protein sequence MDDADGTETRADDGETPADAGASDEDLRPEGPPQKLRANREELTPMLSQYLDLCEAHPDAVVLFQVGDFYEAFCEAAEMVARVCEVTLTKREDSTGRYPMAGIPIDNAASYLESLLDAGYRVAIADQVEDAEEASGLVDRAVTNVVTPGTVVEDELLDAATATYVGAVARANEGSDDTYAFAALDVSTGECQVTSADRLRIAEELERLEPAELLVGPNAALDTESLQFEAMVTDHDPTAFDAESATETLSSYLANPEAVLSDPTERRACGALLDYAEYTQGDDGALDYVSRVRQYDPRRTLQLDATALRSLELFESRSHRSGDTLADAVDETACALGRRRLVSWLRRPLLDESEIERRHDAVEEWVERPMARETVRELLADVYDVERLIARVSRGRANARDLRSLKATLDVVPELKAAMSDVESDALVSLRDSLDELEDVRTLVGDAIRPDPPQEITEGGVICEGFDDELDELRATEREGREWVANLEERERERTGIDSLDVGYNQVHGYYIEVTNPNLDRVPDDYTRRQTLKNSERFYTPELKRREDEILGAAEKADALEYEVFCEVRDAVAEEADRVQSLADSLADLDVLTSFGAVAAGHDYVRPEMGAADVRIEGGRHPVVERAQDEFVPNEADFTDGRVAVITGPNMSGKSTYMRQVALTAVLAQAGSFVPADAAELPILDRVFTRVGASDDIAGGQSTFMREMAELTDILHNATEDSLVLLDEVGRGTSTADGLAIARATTEFVHDEVGATTLFATHYHDLTALAEELPNAFNLHFTVSKRGDGGDAGGPDVTFLHRVAEGASSSSYGVEVAKMAGVPDAVVERAREYVAEAERSAETGVESDAGSDAEPESRSPGESPNSAEREERATNGRAENGAFGGEPNESAPADGDPSADDDRPTDGTLAAYVDGLEPEGDDSEATPAERDVAEEIRELDIAGTTPLEALNTLNELKRKLDD encoded by the coding sequence ATGGACGACGCGGACGGAACCGAGACGCGCGCGGACGACGGGGAGACGCCGGCGGACGCGGGCGCGTCGGACGAGGACCTCCGACCCGAGGGACCGCCGCAGAAGCTGCGTGCGAACCGCGAGGAGTTGACGCCGATGCTGTCGCAGTATCTCGACCTCTGTGAGGCCCACCCCGACGCGGTCGTTCTCTTTCAGGTGGGCGACTTCTACGAGGCGTTCTGCGAGGCGGCTGAGATGGTGGCGCGCGTCTGCGAGGTGACGCTGACGAAACGCGAAGACTCCACCGGCCGGTACCCGATGGCTGGCATCCCCATCGACAACGCGGCGTCGTACCTCGAATCGCTACTCGATGCGGGGTATCGGGTCGCCATCGCGGACCAAGTCGAGGACGCAGAAGAGGCGTCGGGGCTGGTGGACCGCGCGGTGACGAACGTCGTCACCCCCGGCACCGTCGTCGAGGACGAACTGCTGGACGCCGCGACGGCGACGTACGTCGGCGCGGTGGCGAGAGCGAACGAGGGGAGCGACGACACGTACGCGTTCGCCGCCCTCGACGTCTCGACGGGCGAGTGTCAGGTGACGAGCGCCGACCGACTCCGAATCGCGGAGGAACTGGAGCGACTCGAACCCGCCGAACTGCTCGTCGGCCCCAACGCCGCCCTCGACACCGAGTCGCTTCAGTTCGAGGCGATGGTCACGGACCACGACCCGACGGCGTTCGACGCCGAGTCGGCCACAGAGACGCTGTCGTCGTATCTCGCGAACCCCGAGGCGGTGCTCTCGGACCCGACGGAACGGCGCGCCTGCGGCGCGCTACTGGACTACGCCGAGTACACGCAGGGCGACGACGGCGCACTCGACTACGTCTCTCGGGTTCGGCAGTACGACCCGCGCCGGACGCTCCAGTTGGACGCGACGGCGCTCAGGAGCCTCGAACTGTTCGAGTCGCGGAGCCACCGGAGCGGCGATACGCTCGCGGACGCGGTGGACGAGACGGCCTGCGCGCTGGGCCGGCGGCGACTCGTCTCGTGGCTTCGCCGCCCCCTCCTCGATGAGTCGGAGATAGAACGCCGCCACGACGCCGTCGAGGAGTGGGTCGAACGGCCGATGGCGCGGGAGACGGTTCGGGAGTTGCTCGCGGACGTGTACGACGTAGAGCGACTCATCGCGCGCGTCTCCCGCGGTAGGGCGAACGCGCGGGACCTGCGCTCTCTGAAGGCGACGCTGGACGTGGTTCCAGAGTTGAAAGCGGCCATGTCCGACGTGGAGAGCGACGCCCTCGTCTCGCTTCGAGACTCCTTGGACGAACTCGAAGACGTGCGCACCCTCGTCGGCGACGCCATCCGGCCGGACCCGCCGCAGGAGATAACCGAGGGCGGGGTGATCTGCGAGGGGTTCGACGACGAACTCGACGAGTTGCGCGCGACGGAGAGAGAGGGCCGCGAGTGGGTGGCGAACCTCGAAGAACGAGAGCGAGAGCGAACCGGTATCGACTCCTTGGACGTAGGATACAACCAAGTCCACGGCTACTACATCGAGGTGACGAACCCGAACCTCGACAGGGTGCCCGACGACTACACCCGGCGGCAGACGCTGAAGAACTCCGAGCGGTTCTACACGCCCGAACTGAAGCGCCGCGAGGACGAGATTCTCGGCGCGGCCGAGAAGGCCGACGCCTTGGAGTACGAGGTGTTCTGCGAGGTTCGCGACGCCGTCGCCGAGGAGGCCGACAGGGTGCAGTCGCTGGCGGATTCGCTCGCTGACTTGGACGTGCTCACCTCCTTCGGCGCCGTCGCCGCCGGCCACGACTACGTCCGCCCGGAGATGGGCGCGGCGGACGTGCGAATCGAGGGGGGCCGCCACCCGGTGGTCGAACGCGCCCAAGACGAGTTCGTCCCGAACGAGGCGGACTTCACCGACGGGCGCGTCGCCGTCATCACCGGCCCCAACATGTCCGGGAAATCGACGTACATGCGGCAGGTGGCCCTCACGGCCGTCCTCGCGCAGGCGGGGAGTTTCGTCCCCGCCGACGCCGCGGAACTGCCGATTCTCGACCGGGTGTTCACCCGCGTCGGCGCCTCCGACGACATCGCGGGCGGCCAATCGACGTTCATGCGCGAGATGGCCGAACTGACGGACATCCTCCACAACGCCACCGAGGATTCGCTCGTCCTCTTGGACGAGGTGGGCCGCGGCACCTCGACGGCGGACGGCCTGGCCATCGCCCGCGCGACGACGGAGTTCGTCCACGACGAGGTGGGCGCGACGACGCTGTTTGCGACGCACTACCACGACCTGACCGCCCTCGCCGAGGAGTTGCCGAACGCGTTCAACCTCCACTTCACCGTGAGCAAACGCGGCGACGGCGGCGACGCGGGCGGCCCCGACGTGACGTTCCTCCACCGCGTCGCCGAAGGCGCGTCCTCCTCGTCGTACGGCGTCGAGGTGGCGAAGATGGCGGGCGTCCCCGACGCCGTCGTCGAACGGGCCAGAGAGTACGTCGCGGAGGCCGAACGGAGCGCCGAAACCGGCGTCGAATCGGACGCCGGATCCGACGCGGAACCGGAGTCTCGGTCGCCCGGCGAAAGCCCCAACTCCGCCGAACGCGAAGAGAGAGCGACGAACGGCCGGGCCGAGAACGGCGCGTTCGGCGGCGAACCGAACGAATCCGCCCCGGCGGACGGCGACCCCTCGGCGGACGACGACCGACCCACAGACGGAACCCTCGCCGCCTACGTGGACGGGTTAGAACCCGAGGGCGACGACTCCGAGGCGACGCCCGCCGAACGCGACGTGGCCGAGGAGATACGCGAACTCGACATCGCCGGGACGACGCCGTTGGAGGCCCTGAACACCTTGAACGAACTCAAACGGAAACTTGATGACTGA
- a CDS encoding AAA family ATPase — MTDADAVPEPETDLKPTFDVEEASTLATRITENVERVIVGQSDAIEHILITLLARGHLLLEDVPGVGKTMLARSVATSLDGSFKRVQFTPDLLPSDVTGVSVFNQKTNEFEFQPGPVFANVVLGDEINRAPPKTQSSLLEVMEEQQVTVDGETHAVPEPFTVIATQNDVEPGRTYELPVAEIDRFMKKIRLGYPSETEETELLGRVAGEHPIDSLEPVASTEDVRRAQATVSQVTVREPVRSYVSRLAAYTRQHADLGVSPRGAIALVRASQARAVLNGRDYVVPDDVQTEIRSVWIHRVRTGGDRSASLIDEALDSVAVE, encoded by the coding sequence ATGACCGACGCAGATGCAGTACCCGAACCGGAGACAGACCTCAAACCGACGTTCGACGTGGAGGAGGCGTCGACTCTCGCCACGCGAATCACAGAGAACGTCGAACGCGTCATCGTCGGCCAGTCGGACGCGATAGAGCACATTTTGATCACCCTCCTCGCCCGCGGCCATCTCCTGTTGGAGGACGTCCCCGGCGTGGGCAAGACGATGCTCGCCCGGTCGGTCGCCACGTCGCTCGACGGGTCGTTCAAGCGGGTCCAGTTCACGCCGGACCTGCTTCCCTCGGACGTGACCGGCGTCAGCGTGTTCAACCAGAAGACGAACGAGTTCGAGTTCCAACCGGGCCCCGTCTTCGCGAACGTCGTCCTCGGCGACGAGATAAACCGGGCGCCGCCGAAGACGCAGTCGTCGCTCCTCGAAGTCATGGAGGAACAACAGGTCACCGTCGACGGCGAGACGCACGCCGTGCCGGAACCGTTCACCGTCATCGCCACCCAGAACGACGTCGAACCCGGCCGGACGTACGAACTCCCGGTCGCGGAGATAGACCGCTTCATGAAGAAGATACGCCTCGGCTACCCCTCCGAGACCGAGGAGACGGAACTGCTCGGCCGCGTCGCGGGCGAACACCCCATCGACTCGCTGGAACCCGTCGCCTCGACGGAGGACGTCCGCCGCGCCCAAGCGACCGTCTCGCAGGTGACCGTCCGCGAACCGGTTCGGTCGTACGTCTCCCGACTCGCCGCCTACACCCGTCAGCACGCCGACTTGGGCGTCAGCCCCCGCGGCGCTATCGCCCTCGTTCGCGCCTCGCAGGCGCGTGCGGTGCTGAACGGCCGCGACTACGTCGTCCCGGACGACGTGCAGACGGAGATTCGCTCCGTCTGGATACACCGCGTTCGGACCGGCGGCGACCGAAGCGCGTCGCTCATCGACGAAGCGTTGGACAGCGTCGCGGTGGAGTAA
- a CDS encoding DUF58 domain-containing protein codes for MRLTRRGVALLVVVASGVVLAAVFGPRALNALVLPAVVALAAAVVQVYRADPPRVERRTPAADFPDTAGTVTLSLESERSYPATVTDDLPAALDGDATLDVVVGGAPASYEVTYRKRGEHEIGPLSLVSRDVLGLAKRELVAEGTDSVLVYPPVRQLTRSATQDLSSLNDPEPSNRRDEFDHLREYARGDSLRDVHWKSSAKRNDLIVKEYVPESDAESVLLSAGGVRSAGDRMAEAAATLSVSLVRNGVPVTLSTPSGVVEAPAGDERSLLEHLARAESGRVPDESADVVVRADESNTTVRVGDEETTFESLVGDGAGEATGLGTGDAGRTAASEEVTA; via the coding sequence ATGCGCCTGACTCGACGCGGAGTTGCGCTCCTCGTTGTCGTCGCGTCGGGCGTCGTTCTCGCGGCGGTGTTCGGGCCGCGGGCGCTGAACGCCCTCGTCCTCCCGGCCGTCGTCGCCCTCGCGGCGGCGGTCGTTCAGGTGTACCGTGCCGACCCGCCGCGCGTCGAACGCCGGACGCCCGCCGCCGACTTCCCCGACACCGCGGGCACCGTGACGCTCTCTCTGGAGTCCGAGCGGAGTTATCCCGCGACGGTGACGGACGACCTCCCCGCCGCACTCGACGGCGACGCCACGCTCGACGTCGTCGTCGGCGGTGCTCCCGCCTCGTACGAGGTGACGTACCGAAAGCGCGGCGAGCACGAAATCGGACCGCTCTCGCTCGTCTCGCGGGACGTTCTCGGGTTGGCGAAGCGCGAACTCGTCGCCGAGGGCACCGACTCCGTGCTGGTGTACCCGCCCGTCCGTCAACTCACGCGTTCCGCGACGCAGGACCTCTCGTCGCTCAACGACCCCGAACCGTCGAACCGCCGCGACGAGTTCGACCACCTCCGCGAGTACGCCCGCGGCGACTCCCTCAGAGACGTCCACTGGAAGTCGAGCGCGAAGCGAAACGACCTCATCGTCAAGGAGTACGTCCCCGAGTCCGACGCCGAGAGCGTCCTGCTGTCGGCGGGCGGCGTTCGCTCGGCGGGCGACCGGATGGCCGAGGCCGCGGCGACGCTCTCGGTCAGTCTCGTCCGGAACGGGGTGCCGGTGACGCTCTCGACGCCCTCCGGCGTCGTCGAGGCCCCCGCGGGCGACGAACGGAGCCTCCTCGAACACCTCGCCCGCGCCGAGAGCGGCCGCGTCCCCGACGAGTCTGCTGACGTGGTGGTGCGCGCCGACGAGTCGAACACGACCGTCCGAGTGGGTGACGAGGAGACGACGTTCGAGAGCCTCGTCGGCGACGGGGCCGGCGAGGCGACCGGACTCGGAACCGGCGACGCGGGTCGAACCGCCGCCTCCGAGGAGGTGACGGCGTGA